The Megasphaera stantonii genome includes a window with the following:
- a CDS encoding 3'-5' exonuclease codes for MDEAILHGLNAEQRAVVADLDHHILLNAPAGTGKTNVLARRVAAIVESGRAEGAQILCLTFTNRACKELKHRIFSTAHEKGLDVVVKTIHGFCYSLIKEESKAGSDVCSDFLVYDDEDCKNIVASLPLSLDVSARGRMQNIQNFIEASKKYCALHDCQSGDVLADFAAGAAAVCRDDGCLRSFCTNYTDSVDAELEQWLAINGVDLMEQYAAALSANHALDFEDLIVRASLLLRQDDVCRRWQNRFAYIAIDEMQDTSDIEYDLISRLFPGRIILLCGDYFQTIYEWRGSHPDAILRRFTADYHPVRITFTINYRATETLLQASSDCLANLFGPSVASFYPAPGTAAGHEQGEPIVAVETAHFMEEARWIFRQIAALPPQERTRACIMTRTNRCNKVIWNGVRSHNEGLPPEQRLPFTMIDQFQLFKRQECKDVTAFLRLTMNKHDALSLKRILLRFAERVGRRTIDTIESPSYRRLGLGLCDFIDGDALAFGDPFGLLLTALEKGNVVVFDVESTGTDTTRDDIIQIAAIRLNERCEIAGKFNAYVRPSRSVGDSYYIHHISDELLRREGRDPKEALADFLRFADGAVIVGHNVSYDLRILRSELRRLSMDSPDDIAYYDTLDIFRRFYPNLPNHKLSYLSNRFTPDTQSSHDAFDDIVATAAILRYALDEHIRPYTAQRRSCIAIYASLFKPVSEKLHELRQLSYTQRPCELIAAVMLRCGVKDYYEGRQSRTEQEEHIDRMENIRKLYSLAKETDTPGQDPRDALTEFLQLTALSNSELDSLLEKKPQIPIITVHQAKGLEFDYVFLACLQDGVFPLSRTADDSRELDEEKRLFYVAMTRARKRLFLSWHRREGKHVYGPSRFIAAIPGQYLLQEAGQAK; via the coding sequence ATGGATGAGGCTATCCTGCATGGCTTAAACGCCGAACAGCGCGCCGTCGTCGCCGATTTGGATCATCATATATTGTTAAACGCGCCGGCCGGCACGGGAAAAACCAACGTGCTGGCTCGCCGCGTCGCCGCTATCGTCGAGTCGGGACGAGCCGAAGGAGCTCAGATTCTCTGCCTGACCTTTACGAACCGGGCCTGCAAAGAATTGAAACATCGAATTTTTTCTACGGCACACGAAAAAGGCCTCGACGTCGTCGTCAAGACCATTCACGGTTTCTGCTACTCTCTCATCAAGGAAGAAAGCAAGGCCGGCTCCGACGTATGCAGCGATTTTCTCGTCTACGACGACGAGGACTGCAAAAACATCGTCGCCAGCCTGCCCCTTTCTCTCGATGTATCTGCCCGGGGAAGGATGCAGAATATACAAAATTTCATAGAAGCGTCCAAAAAATACTGCGCCCTCCATGACTGCCAAAGCGGCGACGTACTGGCCGACTTTGCCGCCGGCGCTGCGGCTGTCTGCCGGGACGACGGCTGTCTCCGCTCGTTCTGCACGAATTATACGGACAGCGTCGACGCCGAACTGGAACAGTGGCTGGCAATAAACGGCGTCGACCTCATGGAGCAGTACGCCGCGGCGTTGTCGGCCAACCATGCCCTGGACTTTGAAGATCTCATCGTCCGGGCCTCTCTCCTGCTGCGGCAGGACGACGTATGCCGGCGCTGGCAAAACCGCTTCGCCTACATCGCCATCGACGAAATGCAGGATACGAGCGACATCGAATACGACCTCATTTCCCGCCTGTTTCCGGGGCGTATCATCCTCCTCTGCGGCGATTATTTCCAGACCATTTACGAATGGCGCGGCTCTCACCCCGACGCCATCCTGCGCCGCTTCACTGCGGATTACCATCCCGTCCGCATTACCTTTACGATAAATTACCGGGCTACGGAAACGCTGCTCCAGGCGTCGTCAGACTGTCTGGCCAACCTGTTCGGCCCGTCTGTCGCCTCTTTTTATCCCGCGCCCGGCACAGCTGCCGGCCATGAACAGGGCGAACCCATCGTCGCCGTGGAAACGGCCCATTTCATGGAAGAAGCGCGCTGGATATTCCGTCAAATCGCCGCATTGCCGCCGCAGGAACGGACTAGAGCCTGCATCATGACCCGGACGAATCGCTGCAATAAGGTCATCTGGAACGGTGTCCGCTCGCACAATGAGGGACTGCCGCCGGAACAGCGCCTGCCCTTTACGATGATCGACCAGTTTCAGTTGTTTAAACGGCAGGAATGCAAGGACGTCACGGCCTTTCTGCGCCTGACGATGAACAAGCACGACGCCCTGAGCCTGAAGCGCATCCTCCTGCGCTTTGCCGAACGCGTCGGCCGCCGCACCATCGACACCATCGAGAGCCCGTCGTACCGCCGCCTGGGTCTGGGGCTGTGCGACTTCATCGACGGCGACGCCCTAGCCTTCGGCGATCCCTTCGGCCTGCTGCTGACGGCGTTGGAAAAAGGCAATGTCGTCGTCTTCGACGTAGAGAGCACCGGCACGGACACGACGCGGGACGACATCATTCAGATTGCCGCGATCCGCCTGAACGAGCGCTGCGAAATCGCCGGGAAATTCAACGCCTACGTCCGGCCCAGCCGCAGCGTCGGCGATTCGTACTATATCCACCATATCAGCGACGAACTGCTCCGCCGCGAAGGCCGCGACCCCAAGGAAGCCCTCGCCGACTTTCTCCGGTTTGCCGACGGCGCCGTCATCGTCGGTCACAACGTGTCCTACGACCTGCGCATCCTGCGCAGCGAGCTGCGACGCCTGTCCATGGACAGCCCCGACGACATCGCCTATTACGATACGCTGGATATATTCCGCCGCTTTTATCCCAACCTGCCCAATCACAAGCTCAGCTATTTGAGCAACCGTTTCACGCCGGACACCCAGTCGAGCCACGACGCCTTCGACGACATCGTCGCCACGGCGGCCATCCTGCGCTACGCCCTGGACGAGCACATCCGTCCCTATACGGCCCAGCGCCGGTCCTGCATAGCCATTTATGCCTCGTTGTTTAAACCGGTAAGCGAAAAACTCCACGAACTGCGGCAGCTGTCGTACACGCAGCGCCCCTGCGAGCTCATCGCCGCCGTCATGCTCCGCTGCGGCGTAAAAGACTACTATGAAGGGCGGCAGAGCCGCACAGAACAAGAAGAACACATCGACCGCATGGAAAATATCCGCAAGCTGTACAGCCTGGCTAAGGAAACGGACACCCCCGGCCAGGACCCGCGCGACGCCCTGACGGAATTTCTCCAGCTCACGGCCCTGTCCAACAGCGAATTAGACAGCCTGCTGGAAAAAAAGCCCCAAATCCCGATTATTACAGTACATCAGGCTAAGGGGCTGGAGTTCGATTATGTATTTTTAGCGTGCCTTCAGGACGGCGTCTTTCCCTTGTCCCGCACTGCCGATGACAGCCGCGAGCTCGACGAGGAAAAGCGGCTGTTTTACGTCGCCATGACGCGAGCCAGGAAACGGCTGTTCCTAAGCTGGCACCGCCGCGAAGGAAAGCACGTCTACGGGCCAAGCCGGTTTATCGCCGCCATTCCCGGCCAGTATCTGTTACAGGAGGCCGGCCAGGCCAAATAA
- a CDS encoding chromate transporter, with amino-acid sequence MIYAILFIEFCKVGLFCVGGGYASMPLIQHCVVDTYHWMTMSEFVDIFTLSQMMPGAIGLNAATFAGTRIAGLGGAICASVGFVTPSFFIGIAFARIFLKYGDIGPVRGILNGLRPAVVALICAASLSFILLALWNAEAIPHDFADFKVSALVILLLALAAIRRKFGVIKVLLGSGVLGLLFGLAGLL; translated from the coding sequence ATGATATACGCTATACTGTTTATTGAATTCTGCAAGGTCGGCCTGTTCTGCGTCGGCGGCGGCTACGCGTCTATGCCCCTCATTCAGCACTGCGTCGTCGATACGTATCATTGGATGACCATGAGCGAATTCGTCGATATTTTCACCTTGTCCCAGATGATGCCCGGCGCTATCGGCCTCAATGCAGCGACCTTCGCCGGCACGCGCATTGCCGGGTTAGGCGGCGCTATCTGCGCGTCCGTCGGCTTTGTCACGCCGTCCTTTTTCATCGGCATCGCCTTTGCCCGCATTTTCTTAAAATACGGTGACATCGGCCCGGTCCGCGGCATCCTGAACGGCCTGCGTCCGGCTGTCGTAGCCCTCATCTGCGCGGCCAGCCTGAGCTTTATTCTGCTGGCCTTGTGGAACGCCGAAGCGATTCCCCATGATTTTGCCGACTTTAAAGTCAGCGCGTTGGTTATCCTGCTGCTGGCCTTGGCGGCCATCCGCCGGAAATTCGGCGTCATCAAAGTGCTTCTCGGTTCCGGCGTCCTGGGCCTCTTATTTGGCCTGGCCGGCCTCCTGTAA
- a CDS encoding chromate transporter produces the protein MDKPRDAHFYWTLFKATFLVSAFTVGGGFIIIPLLKAKYVDEYHWINDKDALDMVAVAQSMPGVIAANCAIILGYRMAGVLGTLVALVATILPPLITLSIVSYCYDYFVQSEIVRMILRGMQCGATALIVNVAIDLLVKQVKKKLVLPMLIIVGTFVGSIVFDINIMELIVIDGIIGFMCMRAAKYN, from the coding sequence ATGGATAAGCCGAGAGACGCCCATTTTTATTGGACGCTGTTTAAGGCGACCTTTCTCGTCAGCGCCTTTACCGTCGGCGGCGGATTTATTATCATTCCCTTATTAAAAGCGAAATATGTAGATGAATACCATTGGATTAACGACAAGGACGCCTTAGATATGGTGGCCGTAGCGCAGTCCATGCCGGGCGTCATCGCGGCCAACTGCGCCATCATCTTAGGCTACCGCATGGCCGGCGTCCTGGGGACCCTCGTGGCCCTGGTGGCGACGATATTGCCGCCGCTCATTACTTTGTCCATCGTTTCGTACTGCTACGACTACTTTGTCCAGAGCGAAATCGTCCGCATGATCCTGCGGGGCATGCAGTGCGGCGCGACGGCGCTCATCGTCAACGTAGCGATTGACTTGTTAGTTAAGCAGGTAAAAAAGAAATTAGTTCTGCCCATGCTGATTATCGTCGGAACTTTTGTCGGCAGCATCGTTTTTGATATCAATATTATGGAATTGATCGTAATCGACGGCATCATCGGGTTTATGTGCATGCGCGCCGCCAAGTACAATTAG
- a CDS encoding LysR family transcriptional regulator has translation MDIRQLLYFITVAEEGQITAAAKKLHMAQPPLSQQMKHLEDELGVALFKRGSRQTELTDAGKILFRRAQQIINLSDSTLREIKDFKEGVYGTLSIGMVSSSGSVILRPFMQQFHRQYCGVRFEVYDGNTFKIIDLLTKGLIEIGIVRTPFNYEPFHYKFLSEEPMVLALTDELDWCPRRDTVSLKELDDKPLIIYRRFDQLVQDTCAAQNMTPTIFCRSDDARTSLLWANAGLGMAILPQSAFTLATHSRLHVKIIDEPRLYTRLTAIWMKNRYFSSLAEKFIEAFS, from the coding sequence ATGGACATTCGCCAACTACTTTACTTTATTACCGTCGCCGAAGAAGGCCAAATCACGGCGGCGGCTAAAAAACTGCACATGGCCCAGCCGCCCTTGAGCCAGCAGATGAAGCATCTGGAAGACGAGCTGGGCGTCGCCCTGTTCAAGCGCGGCTCCCGTCAGACGGAGCTGACCGACGCTGGAAAAATCCTGTTTCGCCGGGCCCAGCAGATCATCAACCTGTCCGACTCGACGCTGCGGGAAATCAAGGACTTCAAGGAAGGCGTCTACGGCACCCTGTCCATCGGCATGGTATCGTCGTCAGGCAGCGTCATCCTCCGCCCCTTTATGCAGCAATTTCACCGCCAGTACTGCGGCGTGCGCTTCGAGGTATACGACGGCAATACCTTCAAGATCATCGACCTCCTGACGAAGGGCCTCATCGAAATCGGCATCGTCCGCACGCCCTTCAATTACGAGCCCTTTCACTACAAATTCCTCAGCGAAGAGCCCATGGTCCTGGCCTTGACCGACGAGCTGGACTGGTGTCCCCGCCGCGATACGGTTTCCCTAAAGGAACTGGACGACAAGCCCCTCATCATTTACCGACGCTTCGACCAGCTCGTCCAGGATACGTGCGCCGCCCAAAACATGACGCCGACGATCTTCTGCCGCAGCGACGACGCCCGCACGAGCCTCCTGTGGGCCAACGCCGGATTGGGCATGGCTATCCTTCCCCAATCGGCCTTCACGCTGGCGACGCACTCGCGTCTGCACGTAAAAATCATCGACGAGCCGCGGCTCTATACGCGCCTGACGGCCATTTGGATGAAAAACCGGTATTTCTCGTCCCTGGCGGAAAAATTTATCGAAGCCTTCTCCTAA
- a CDS encoding methylated-DNA--[protein]-cysteine S-methyltransferase, with protein MYWKTTYLSPVGELTLAEKDGCLAGLWIKGQKYYLASLDEDDVSDGETPTLAKAKGWLDEYFAGRRPSILALPLAPQGTAFQRCVWQLLCHIPYGQTKTYGQIAEEAAALRGIPSSARAVGTAVGHNPISIIIPCHRVVGAKGRLTGYAGGIDKKIQLLAHEGADMEQLHR; from the coding sequence ATGTATTGGAAGACGACGTATCTGTCGCCTGTAGGCGAATTAACCTTAGCGGAAAAAGACGGCTGCCTGGCCGGACTGTGGATCAAAGGGCAGAAATATTATCTGGCGTCCTTGGACGAGGACGATGTGTCCGATGGAGAAACGCCGACCTTGGCTAAGGCGAAGGGCTGGCTTGACGAATATTTTGCCGGCCGCCGGCCGTCCATCCTGGCCTTGCCCTTAGCACCTCAGGGGACGGCCTTTCAGCGCTGCGTGTGGCAGCTCCTGTGTCACATTCCCTATGGGCAGACGAAGACGTACGGCCAGATAGCCGAGGAAGCGGCAGCGCTGCGCGGGATACCCTCGTCCGCCCGGGCCGTAGGAACAGCTGTCGGACATAATCCTATTTCCATCATCATTCCGTGCCACCGCGTCGTCGGCGCGAAGGGCCGCCTCACAGGCTATGCCGGCGGCATCGATAAGAAAATACAGCTCTTAGCGCACGAAGGGGCCGACATGGAGCAGCTTCACCGATAA
- a CDS encoding twin-arginine translocase TatA/TatE family subunit, with product MHLGAQELIVILLIVLILFGGKKVAGLGKAMGTSLREFKEEVNKTSDAVKDGADAVKAEASEAKQAAEGAVKAETTDRKNEAN from the coding sequence ATGCATTTAGGCGCACAGGAATTGATAGTTATCTTATTGATTGTCTTGATCTTGTTCGGCGGGAAAAAAGTCGCCGGCCTGGGAAAAGCGATGGGGACGAGCCTGCGCGAATTCAAGGAAGAAGTCAATAAGACGAGCGACGCCGTCAAAGACGGGGCCGATGCGGTGAAAGCCGAAGCGTCGGAAGCAAAGCAAGCGGCCGAAGGGGCCGTCAAGGCGGAAACGACAGACCGAAAGAACGAAGCAAACTAG
- a CDS encoding cyclophilin-like fold protein, with protein MKGIALLSGIIGAAVVVSAFCVFGPGRADATEEQVVVIAPVQPAYARQIDVAFEGGRARVGLLDEEAAMEFAERQPLSIQLERKPERIVVAGVPDGVFQGTRGGVEAPVIGDVVLDVQAKEVYICCRDMDASDGRVLLGHVTSGIEPLSRMDGAFEAFAMAAEDL; from the coding sequence ATGAAAGGAATAGCTTTATTGAGCGGAATCATTGGAGCGGCCGTCGTCGTTTCCGCCTTCTGTGTTTTTGGGCCGGGCAGGGCCGACGCGACGGAAGAGCAAGTCGTCGTCATTGCGCCGGTCCAGCCGGCCTATGCCCGTCAGATAGACGTGGCCTTTGAAGGAGGCCGGGCCCGTGTCGGCTTGCTCGACGAAGAAGCGGCGATGGAATTTGCCGAACGGCAGCCCTTGTCCATCCAGCTGGAGCGGAAGCCCGAGCGGATTGTTGTAGCCGGCGTGCCTGACGGCGTTTTCCAAGGAACTCGCGGCGGAGTAGAAGCGCCGGTCATCGGCGACGTCGTCCTGGACGTCCAGGCCAAAGAGGTATATATCTGCTGCCGCGATATGGACGCGTCGGACGGCCGCGTTCTCTTGGGACACGTCACGTCCGGCATCGAGCCGCTGTCGCGCATGGACGGCGCCTTTGAAGCCTTCGCCATGGCGGCGGAAGATTTGTAA
- a CDS encoding flavodoxin encodes MKKLVMMIVTAFAALMLVGCGVSESGSASAAAPQAKAGAIADTIDGGLQGKKVLVAYYSWSGNTKAVAEQIQRETGADIFFIQPQTPYPGDYRECVDIAKKEMNENARPAVANTVDNMDQYDVVFVGYPIWWGKAPMFVYTFLESYNFQGKTVVPFCTTGGTPISGSMADAQKSAAGAQLVRGSDSSDPAAVSKWLKDIHAVQ; translated from the coding sequence ATGAAAAAATTAGTTATGATGATAGTAACGGCCTTTGCGGCCCTGATGCTCGTCGGCTGCGGCGTGTCGGAAAGCGGCTCGGCCAGCGCGGCGGCTCCCCAGGCGAAGGCGGGAGCTATTGCTGATACGATAGACGGCGGCCTGCAGGGCAAGAAGGTCCTCGTAGCCTACTATTCGTGGAGCGGCAATACAAAAGCCGTTGCCGAACAGATTCAGCGGGAAACGGGCGCCGATATCTTCTTTATCCAGCCGCAGACGCCATATCCCGGCGATTACCGCGAATGCGTCGATATTGCCAAGAAGGAAATGAATGAAAACGCCCGTCCGGCTGTCGCCAATACGGTAGACAACATGGATCAGTACGACGTCGTGTTCGTCGGCTACCCGATTTGGTGGGGCAAGGCGCCGATGTTCGTGTACACCTTCCTGGAAAGCTACAATTTCCAGGGCAAGACTGTCGTTCCCTTCTGCACGACTGGCGGCACGCCTATCAGCGGCAGTATGGCCGATGCGCAGAAATCGGCGGCAGGGGCGCAGCTCGTGCGGGGCAGCGATTCGTCCGACCCGGCAGCCGTGTCGAAATGGCTTAAGGATATTCACGCCGTGCAATAA
- a CDS encoding cupin domain-containing protein — MKKIMPFLMTTLAALSFAAASPSQSMAADTVQPVQRAAMSEAEAGAGMFGLGKSNDAYAQYFIGQSYLNPLTTEGLSISNVTFEPGCRNNWHIHHKGGQILLCTSGRGYYQEWGKPAQELHPGDVVNIPPEVKHWHGAAPDSWFAHIAIAVPAEGASNEWLEAVDDAQYRQLK; from the coding sequence ATGAAAAAGATAATGCCTTTTCTCATGACGACGCTGGCGGCTCTGTCCTTTGCGGCTGCGAGCCCTTCACAGAGCATGGCTGCCGATACGGTTCAGCCGGTTCAACGCGCCGCCATGTCCGAAGCCGAAGCCGGCGCAGGTATGTTCGGCCTCGGCAAATCCAACGACGCCTACGCCCAGTATTTCATCGGCCAGAGCTATTTAAATCCCCTGACGACAGAGGGCCTGTCTATTTCCAACGTCACCTTTGAGCCGGGCTGCCGCAACAACTGGCACATCCACCATAAGGGCGGCCAGATCCTCTTGTGCACGTCGGGACGGGGCTATTATCAGGAATGGGGCAAGCCGGCTCAGGAGCTTCATCCCGGCGATGTCGTCAACATTCCGCCGGAAGTGAAGCACTGGCACGGCGCAGCTCCGGACAGCTGGTTTGCCCACATTGCCATCGCTGTGCCGGCTGAAGGCGCGTCTAACGAATGGCTTGAAGCTGTAGACGACGCCCAGTATCGTCAGCTGAAATAG
- a CDS encoding cupin domain-containing protein — translation MDEKEKAGLFGLGQTNDAYAQYFVGQSYLNLLTKDRLVTANVTFEPGCRNNWHIHHKGGQILLCTSGRGYYQEWGKEPQELHPGDVVNIPPEVKHWHGAAPDSWFAHVAIEVPAEGASNEWCEPVDAEAYNKLK, via the coding sequence ATGGATGAAAAAGAAAAAGCAGGGCTGTTCGGCTTAGGCCAGACGAACGACGCCTATGCCCAGTATTTTGTCGGCCAGAGCTATTTGAATTTGCTGACAAAGGATCGTTTGGTTACGGCCAACGTCACCTTTGAGCCGGGCTGCCGCAACAACTGGCACATTCACCACAAGGGCGGTCAGATTCTCTTGTGCACGTCAGGCCGCGGTTACTATCAGGAATGGGGCAAGGAACCGCAGGAACTTCATCCCGGCGACGTCGTCAACATTCCGCCGGAAGTGAAGCACTGGCACGGTGCGGCTCCCGACAGCTGGTTTGCCCACGTGGCCATCGAAGTACCGGCAGAAGGGGCGTCCAACGAATGGTGCGAACCTGTCGATGCCGAAGCATACAATAAGTTAAAATAA
- a CDS encoding DUF362 domain-containing protein — MKDLSRRDFFKLAGVTAAGVALSGVGLTDLLAQAPVVGAADVTGKATAGSRAKVYFTKYIDAAHLIQLYDKINEGIYGKIAVKLHTGEKHGPNILPRDMVKEFMAHIPDSTIVETNTLYAGDRYTTEGHRETLKVNGWTFCPVDIMDEFGDVNLPVRGGKHLKEVAMGGHIVNYDSMVVLTHFKGHAMGGFGGSMKNIAIGCASGQVGKRQVHGVTGTPPEDWGAWPAKEHLMELMADSAKATVDYFGKHIVFINVMRRMSVDCDCAGTSAAEPTIPDIGIVASTDILAVDQASVDLVYGLPSSQNHDLVERIESRRGLHQLQAMRDLKMGNDQYELISID, encoded by the coding sequence ATGAAAGATTTGTCGAGACGAGATTTCTTTAAATTGGCCGGCGTAACGGCTGCCGGCGTGGCCTTGTCGGGCGTAGGCCTGACGGACTTGCTGGCCCAAGCTCCCGTCGTCGGGGCGGCCGACGTGACGGGTAAAGCGACGGCGGGCTCGCGGGCCAAGGTGTACTTTACGAAGTACATCGACGCGGCCCATCTGATTCAGCTGTACGATAAGATCAACGAAGGCATTTACGGCAAGATAGCCGTCAAGCTCCACACCGGCGAAAAGCACGGCCCGAACATCCTGCCGCGGGATATGGTAAAGGAATTCATGGCTCATATTCCCGACAGCACGATCGTCGAAACGAACACGCTGTATGCCGGCGACCGCTACACGACGGAAGGCCATCGGGAAACGCTGAAAGTCAACGGCTGGACTTTCTGTCCCGTCGATATTATGGACGAATTCGGCGACGTCAATCTGCCCGTCCGCGGCGGCAAGCATTTGAAAGAAGTCGCCATGGGCGGCCACATCGTAAACTACGACTCCATGGTCGTCCTGACCCACTTCAAGGGCCACGCCATGGGCGGCTTCGGCGGCTCCATGAAGAATATCGCCATCGGCTGCGCGTCGGGACAGGTTGGCAAGCGGCAGGTTCACGGCGTGACGGGTACGCCGCCGGAAGACTGGGGTGCCTGGCCGGCGAAGGAGCATCTCATGGAGCTCATGGCCGATTCGGCGAAGGCGACTGTCGATTATTTCGGCAAGCACATCGTGTTTATCAACGTCATGCGCCGCATGTCCGTCGACTGCGACTGCGCCGGCACCAGCGCGGCGGAGCCGACCATCCCCGATATTGGCATCGTAGCCTCGACGGATATTCTTGCCGTCGACCAGGCCAGCGTCGACTTGGTATACGGCCTGCCGTCGAGCCAGAATCATGACTTGGTGGAACGCATCGAATCGCGCCGCGGCCTCCATCAGCTGCAGGCCATGCGCGACCTCAAGATGGGCAACGACCAATACGAGCTGATTTCTATTGACTAA
- a CDS encoding carboxymuconolactone decarboxylase family protein yields MNFLKMQKKVAAIVAAAMITTTLVPMGAIAMAENQTEKKAVKIVQTAGRDQLGEFAPEFARYNDDILFGEVWSRNDKLSLRDRSIVTVCSLIGSGVIDSSLKYHLATAKKNGVTKEEMAEIITQLGFYVGWPKAWAAFNMAKEVYAE; encoded by the coding sequence ATGAACTTTTTGAAGATGCAGAAAAAAGTTGCCGCTATCGTTGCGGCAGCTATGATTACGACGACATTAGTACCGATGGGAGCGATTGCAATGGCAGAAAATCAAACGGAAAAGAAAGCAGTAAAAATTGTACAGACAGCAGGACGGGATCAGCTCGGCGAATTTGCCCCTGAATTTGCCCGCTACAACGACGACATTTTATTCGGTGAAGTCTGGTCGCGCAACGACAAATTGTCCCTCCGCGACCGCAGCATCGTGACGGTGTGCTCGCTCATCGGCTCGGGCGTCATCGACAGCTCGCTGAAATACCACTTGGCGACGGCTAAGAAAAACGGCGTGACGAAGGAAGAAATGGCGGAAATCATCACGCAGCTGGGTTTCTACGTCGGCTGGCCGAAGGCCTGGGCGGCCTTCAACATGGCTAAGGAAGTATACGCCGAATAA
- a CDS encoding NAD(P)H-dependent oxidoreductase gives MDRREFLKWTGAGALTLFLSGCGNILTRAESASGIVGGGKPMNIVVVTGSPHREGTSDVLADQFIEGAQSAGHNVFRFDAAFEDTHPCQGCDHCGMDGDCIFNDAISQKLMPKMLEMDLIVLVTPLYYYGMSAQLKTVVDRFYSRTGRLHGKKSILMATAWNSADWTMEALVHHYETLVRYMEWTDVGQVLAVGCGYRALIEQSQFPDQAYRLGASL, from the coding sequence ATGGACCGGCGGGAATTTTTGAAATGGACCGGAGCCGGCGCCCTGACCTTGTTTCTCAGCGGCTGCGGAAATATATTGACCCGGGCCGAAAGCGCGTCCGGTATCGTTGGAGGAGGTAAGCCTATGAATATCGTCGTAGTGACGGGAAGCCCTCATAGAGAGGGAACGTCGGATGTATTAGCCGACCAGTTTATCGAAGGAGCCCAGTCGGCAGGGCACAATGTATTCCGCTTTGACGCGGCCTTTGAAGATACGCATCCCTGTCAGGGCTGCGACCACTGCGGCATGGACGGCGACTGTATCTTTAACGACGCTATTTCGCAGAAGCTCATGCCGAAGATGCTGGAAATGGATTTGATCGTGCTGGTCACGCCGCTGTACTATTACGGCATGTCGGCTCAGCTCAAGACCGTCGTCGACCGCTTCTATTCGCGGACGGGACGGCTTCACGGCAAGAAATCCATTCTCATGGCTACGGCATGGAACAGCGCTGACTGGACGATGGAGGCCCTCGTCCACCATTATGAAACGCTCGTGCGCTACATGGAATGGACCGACGTCGGGCAAGTATTAGCCGTCGGCTGCGGCTACAGGGCGCTCATCGAGCAGTCCCAGTTCCCCGACCAGGCCTACCGCCTGGGGGCCAGCTTATAA